The genomic interval TCAAATGAAATATGTCTTGataaatcataatatatcatgctaacaatataataacaaaaatatagtaACATTAAGAACCATaacaaaagaagataaaatgtttttaaattaaataacaagaAACTAAAAGTACAGTTAATTATCATGAGTTATCTCAGATAACCTGTGCCTTTCTCATTCCGTTTCTGGGGCCTAAGGTATCCTAGGCATCCGTGTCTCCCTTTTCTTTTGTCATTATCTATGCTCTGTGTGTCTCTATGAATTGGAGGTCCCACTCAGAAAATCCATCATCTCATCgataaatctttctttttccctttccatgctcataaaattttctaatatttactgtatcaataattaattttgatataaacaGCATAGTTTACCAAGTCATAGAATCACAAACACCAACCGGTTCAATAGTTAAAACGTAATACACCATTTTCTATCGCTTTTTTTTCTTGTCCcgttgtgtttttcttttccttttcttcttttccttttgttctcTCACAAAAAGAAAGTTTCTCCGAACGAAAACGTTGACTCCTTGCTTATCCTCATCCCATTAACTACTTGCAAGTATAGCAACCTAACTCCCCTTCTTCCACCAACTTTCCCTTTGAACATTTTCAATCATAAATTCTCCATCTCATACACAATTCACTCCTTAATTTCCCTTCCATAATTCCCCACACACCCTGTTAATTAACCCACCAACCTTCCATTTCCCGAGAAAATTCCCGGAGAAAACTTCATTCTGTGGTTTCTCCGTTAACCTTCCCAGAAAGTCGAGAGCGAACTTTCCCGGAAATGGAAGGTCGCCGGAGGATAACGCTTTACGAACAAATGACAGCTAGCAACGGCAATACCAACAGCGGCAGCAGCAGCCGAGACTCACTAGCGAGCCTCATGCTCGAAGATGTTGTATTTAAGAAGGCCGAAGCCGACGCCGAAGCGAGCCGTGACCTCAGCCGAAGCCGGACTCTCCAAGACATCATTCGCGAAGAGAAGCCTAACGGAGACGCGAAGGATCGCAACTCCTGGAAAGCCTTCAAGGAGAAGCTTCGGCTCAAGCGCGCTATCGGCTTGGCTTGGTCCTCCGCCACTACTCACAGTAATAACAGCAATAATAACGACAATGAAGACGGAAGTTTACCTCAAACTCGCCTCCTCTCGGACGACGCGGCGACTCAGCAGAACGACGTCATTGTGGAGGACGCAAACGATTCAGATCCGATCGCGCGGTTCGGATCTCCGACGGCCAACACGGCGGCCGGCGGCGATTCCTCCGACGGGGAGAACAACCAGGAGGCGGCGGTTGGCGTGTCGCTGATGGATTTGTTGGAGGAAGCGGAGCAGGAAATGGATTTGTACAGAGTGAGCGATGATGATGTGGTGGCGGATTTTGAGAAGAGGGATGAAGATGAAGCGGAAGACGAAGAAAAAGAAGGTTTGGTGGAGTATAACTGCTGCGTCTGCATGGTGCGCCATAAAGGCGCGGCGTTTATCCCGTGCGGACACACCTTCTGCAGAATGTGTTGCAGAGAGATTTGGGCCAGCAGAGGGAATTGCCCTCTCtgcaataatttaattttagaaattcttGATATTTTCTAACAGccaacaattttatttttctttattcaaacaGATTACTATTACATGGTTACAAATTATGTGATtctaagtaatttaattttcaattgtgtgaaaaaaaatcagaaacttaTCATACTTTGGAATCAAATACAATCGCAGACTATGTAatagtttttcaatttgaaGGTTGTTCATGTGATGATGTACCTCATGTGGATTCTGGTTTCCTCCGagaataattaattagttaa from Vigna radiata var. radiata cultivar VC1973A chromosome 9, Vradiata_ver6, whole genome shotgun sequence carries:
- the LOC106772933 gene encoding E3 ubiquitin-protein ligase complex SLX5-SLX8 subunit SLX8, giving the protein MEGRRRITLYEQMTASNGNTNSGSSSRDSLASLMLEDVVFKKAEADAEASRDLSRSRTLQDIIREEKPNGDAKDRNSWKAFKEKLRLKRAIGLAWSSATTHSNNSNNNDNEDGSLPQTRLLSDDAATQQNDVIVEDANDSDPIARFGSPTANTAAGGDSSDGENNQEAAVGVSLMDLLEEAEQEMDLYRVSDDDVVADFEKRDEDEAEDEEKEGLVEYNCCVCMVRHKGAAFIPCGHTFCRMCCREIWASRGNCPLCNNLILEILDIF